In a single window of the Bradyrhizobium sp. ORS 285 genome:
- the acs gene encoding acetate--CoA ligase has product MSEKIYDVPAEWAKRAFVDDAKYQEMYARSIKDPNGFWAEQAKRIDWIHAPTKIENVSYAPGNISIKWFEDGVLNAAYNCIDRHLATRGDQTAIIWEGDDPADSKHITYRQLHDEVCKMANILRNRNVKKGDRVTIYLPMIPEAAYAMLACARIGAIHSVVFAGFSPDSLAQRIKDCDSKVVITADEGLRGGRKVPLKANVDAALNKVDNVDWVVVVKRTGGKIEMNPTRDLWYHEAAEMVTTECPVEHMNAEDPLFILYTSGSTGQPKGVLHTTGGYLVYAAMTHQYVFDYHEGDVYWCTADVGWVTGHSYILYGPLANGAISLMFEGVPNYPDNSRFWNVIDKHKVNIFYTAPTAIRALMQGGDGPVTKTSRASLRLLGSVGEPINPEAWEWYHRVVGDGRCPIVDTWWQTETGGILITPLPGATKLKPGSATRPFFGVVPEIVDADGKTLDGATEGNLCLTRSWPGQMRTVYGDHARFEMTYFSTYKGKYFTGDGCRRDADGYYWITGRVDDVINVSGHRMGTAEVESALVAHAKVSEAAVVGYPHDIKGQGIYAYVTLMAGETPSEELRKELVAWVRKEIGPIASPDQIQFSQGLPKTRSGKIMRRILRKIAEDEPGALGDTSTLADPAVVDDLVQHRQNRKEKQA; this is encoded by the coding sequence ATGTCCGAGAAGATCTACGACGTTCCGGCCGAGTGGGCGAAACGCGCCTTCGTCGACGACGCCAAGTACCAGGAGATGTACGCGCGCTCGATCAAGGACCCGAACGGCTTCTGGGCGGAGCAGGCCAAGCGGATCGACTGGATCCATGCGCCGACCAAGATCGAAAACGTCTCCTACGCCCCCGGCAACATCTCGATCAAATGGTTCGAGGACGGCGTCCTCAACGCCGCCTACAACTGCATCGACCGCCACCTCGCCACCCGCGGCGACCAGACCGCGATCATCTGGGAAGGCGACGATCCCGCGGACTCCAAGCACATCACCTATCGTCAGCTCCATGACGAAGTGTGCAAGATGGCCAACATCCTGCGCAATCGCAACGTCAAGAAGGGTGACCGCGTCACCATCTACCTGCCGATGATCCCGGAGGCGGCCTATGCGATGCTGGCCTGCGCCCGCATCGGCGCCATCCACTCGGTGGTGTTCGCCGGCTTCTCGCCGGATTCGCTCGCCCAGCGCATCAAGGATTGCGATTCCAAGGTCGTCATCACCGCGGACGAAGGCCTGCGCGGCGGCCGCAAGGTGCCGCTCAAGGCCAATGTCGACGCGGCGCTGAACAAGGTCGACAATGTCGACTGGGTCGTCGTGGTCAAGCGCACCGGCGGCAAGATCGAGATGAACCCCACGCGCGACCTCTGGTACCACGAGGCCGCGGAGATGGTGACGACCGAATGCCCGGTCGAGCACATGAACGCCGAGGATCCGCTGTTCATCCTCTACACCTCGGGCTCGACCGGTCAGCCCAAGGGCGTGCTGCACACCACCGGCGGCTATCTCGTCTACGCCGCGATGACACATCAGTATGTGTTCGACTATCACGAGGGCGACGTCTACTGGTGCACCGCCGACGTGGGCTGGGTCACCGGCCACAGCTACATCCTCTATGGGCCGCTGGCCAACGGCGCCATCTCCCTGATGTTCGAAGGCGTGCCGAACTATCCGGACAATTCGCGGTTCTGGAACGTCATCGACAAGCACAAGGTCAACATCTTCTACACCGCGCCGACCGCGATCCGCGCCCTGATGCAAGGCGGCGATGGCCCGGTGACCAAGACCTCGCGCGCCAGCTTGCGCCTGCTCGGCTCGGTCGGCGAGCCGATCAATCCGGAGGCCTGGGAGTGGTATCATCGCGTGGTCGGCGACGGCCGCTGCCCGATCGTCGACACCTGGTGGCAGACCGAGACCGGCGGCATCCTGATCACCCCGCTGCCCGGGGCGACGAAGCTGAAGCCGGGCTCGGCGACGCGGCCGTTCTTCGGCGTGGTGCCGGAGATCGTCGATGCCGACGGCAAGACGCTGGACGGCGCGACCGAGGGCAATCTCTGCCTCACCCGCTCCTGGCCCGGCCAGATGCGCACGGTCTACGGTGATCATGCCCGCTTCGAGATGACCTACTTCTCGACCTACAAGGGCAAGTACTTCACCGGCGACGGCTGCCGCCGCGACGCCGACGGCTACTACTGGATCACCGGCCGCGTCGACGACGTCATCAACGTCTCCGGCCACCGCATGGGCACCGCCGAGGTCGAGAGCGCGCTGGTCGCGCATGCCAAGGTCTCGGAAGCCGCCGTGGTCGGCTATCCCCACGACATCAAGGGCCAGGGCATCTACGCCTATGTCACCCTGATGGCCGGAGAGACCCCGAGTGAGGAGCTGCGTAAGGAGCTCGTCGCCTGGGTGCGCAAGGAGATCGGCCCGATCGCCTCGCCCGACCAGATCCAGTTCTCGCAAGGGCTGCCCAAGACCCGTTCCGGCAAGATCATGCGCCGCATCCTGCGCAAGATCGCCGAGGACGAGCCGGGCGCGCTGGGCGACACCTCGACGCTCGCCGATCCCGCTGTGGTCGACGACCTCGTGCAGCACCGGCAGAACCGCAAGGAGAAGCAGGCCTAG
- a CDS encoding L,D-transpeptidase: MRVGAVGLAVKAAMVTASALGALVAGSGTALARPELVPIAGDYSPGTIVVKTGERKLYLVLDGTHAMRYTVGVGKAGRQWAGTTKIDGKYKYPAWAPPADVKRDKPNIPDVIPGGSPQNPMGVAAMTLAGGEYAIHGTNVPGSVGGYVSYGCIRMLNADITDLYERVSIGTTVVVTR; this comes from the coding sequence ATGCGGGTGGGAGCGGTTGGGCTGGCCGTGAAGGCCGCGATGGTGACGGCGTCGGCACTTGGCGCGCTGGTGGCGGGGAGTGGAACGGCCTTGGCTCGCCCCGAGCTCGTCCCCATCGCCGGCGACTATTCGCCCGGCACGATCGTCGTGAAGACCGGCGAGCGGAAGCTCTATCTCGTGCTCGATGGCACCCACGCCATGCGCTACACCGTCGGCGTCGGCAAGGCCGGGCGGCAATGGGCCGGCACCACCAAGATCGACGGCAAGTACAAATATCCGGCCTGGGCGCCGCCGGCCGACGTCAAGCGCGACAAGCCGAACATTCCCGACGTGATCCCCGGCGGCTCGCCGCAGAACCCGATGGGTGTTGCGGCCATGACCCTGGCCGGCGGCGAATATGCAATTCACGGCACCAACGTGCCGGGCTCGGTCGGCGGCTATGTCTCCTATGGCTGCATCCGCATGCTCAATGCCGACATCACCGACCTGTATGAGCGGGTGTCGATCGGCACCACCGTGGTGGTGACGCGCTGA